The DNA segment CGCCGTCGTTCTTCAGAATGACGGCGGCGTTCTCGTCGAAGCGGATGTACGAGCCGTCCGGACGGCGACGCTCCTTGACGGTGCGAACGATGACCGCCTTGATGACGTCACCCTTCTTCACGTTGCCACCGGGGATCGCGTCCTTGACGGTGGCGACGATGACGTCACCGATGCCCGCGTAGCGACGACCGGAGCCACCGAGCACACGGATGCAAAGGATTTCCTTCGCCCCCGTGTTGTCGGCGACGCGCAGTCGCGACTCCTGCTGGATCACGTCTATCTCCTGATTGTCTGCCGGTTCCCCGGGGGCCGGTCACCTGGACCGGCCCCCGGAGCCTGGCGGAACTGTCCTGCGAGGGGTGCCTCGCAGGAAACTTACTTGGCCTTCTCGAGGACCTCGACGATGCGCCAGTGCTTGGTCGCGGACATCGGCCGGGTCTCCATCAGGAGGACACGGTCGCCGACGCCGGCCGAGTTCTGCTCGTCGTGGGCCTTGAGCTTGCTCGTGCTGCGGATGACCTTGCCGTACAGCGCGTGCTTCTTGCGGTCCTCGACGGCGACGACGACGGTCTTGTCCATCTTGTCGCTGACGACGATGCCCTCGCGGGTCTTGCGGAAGCCCCGCTGGTCGTTCTCAGTCACGTTGTTCTCGCTCATCAGGCGCTCTCCACCGTTTCGATGCCCAGCTCACGCTCGCGCATCAGGGTGTAGATCCGCGCGATGTCCTTACGGACCGCCTTGAGACGGCCGTGGTTCTCGAGCTGTCCGGTCGCCGCCTGGAAGCGGAGGTTGAACAGCTCTTCCTTGGACTCGCGGAGCTTCGCGAGAAGCTCCTCGTTGTCCAGTTCGCGCAGCTCGGACGCCTTGGTACCGGCCGACATCACGCTTCACCTGCCTCGCGCTTGACGATCCGGCACTTCATCGGCAGCTTGTGGGCCGCACGAGTCAGCGCCTCACGGGCGATCTTTTCGTTGGGGTAGGACAGCTCGAACATGACCCGGCCCGGGTGCACGTTCGCGATCCACCACTCGGGAGAACCCTTACCGGAACCCATGCGGGTCTCGGCAGGCTTCTTCGTCAGCGGGCGGTCCGGGTAGATGTTGATCCAGACCTTGCCGCCACGCTTGATGTGGCGGGTCATCGCGATACGGGCCGCCTCGATCTGGCGGTTGGTCACGTACGCCGGCGTGAGGGCCTGGATGCCGTACTCGCCGAACGCGACCGTCGTACCGCCCTTGGCCTGACCACGACGCTTCGGGTGGTGCTGCTTGCGGTGCTTGACCCTACGGGGGATCAGCATGTCGGTCAGGCCTCCGTTCCGGTGCTCTCAGCCGGAGCGGCGGCGGGAGCCTCGGCCTTGGGGGCCTCGGCAGCCGGAGCCTGCTGCGGCTTGCGACCGCGCCCGCCACGCTCGCCACCGCGGCCACCACGGCCGGCCGGGCGGTCGGCACCGCCACGGGCCGGACGGTTGCCGGCGCGGGCGGCGGCGTTCTCGGCGCGGACCTCGGCGATGTTCTTGACGTCGCCCTTGTAGATCCAGACCTTCACGCCGATGCGGCCGAAGGTCGTCTTGGCCTCGAAGAAGCCGTAGTCCACGTTCGCGCGGAGCGTGTGCAGGGGCACGCGGCCCTCGCGGTAGAACTCCGAGCGGGACATCTCGGCGCCGCCGAGACGGCCACCGCACTGGATCTTGATGCCCTTGGCGCCCGCCTTCATCGACGACTGCATGCTCTTGCGCATGGCGCGGCGGAAGGAGACGCGGGAGGAGAGCTGCTCGGCGACGGCCTGGGCCACGAGCTGAGCGTCCGTCTCGGGGTTCTTGACCTCGAGGATGTTCAGCTGGACCTGCTTGCCCGTGAGCTTCTCGAGGTCGCCGCGGATGCGGTCGGCCTCGGCGCCGCGGCGGCCGATGACGATGCCCGGACGCGCGGTGTGGATGTCCACACGCACACGGTCACGGGTGCGCTCGATCTCCACCTTCGAGATGCCGGCGCGCTCCATGCCGGACGTCATCATCCGACGGATGGCGACGTCTTCCTTGACGTAGTCCTTGTACAGCTTGTCGGCGTACCAACGCGACTTGAAGTCGGTGGTGATGCCGAGCCGGAACCCATGCGGGTTTACCTTCTGGCCCATTACCGGGTTCCTTCCTTGCTGCTGACGACCACGGTGATGTGGCTGGTCCGCTTGCGGATCCGGTAGGCGCGGCCCTGGGCGCGCGGCCGGAACCGCTTCAGGGTCGGACCCTCGTCGACGTACGCCTCGGAGATGAAGAGGCTGTCGGCGTCGGTGTGGTCGTAGTTGTGCGCGGCGTTGGCAATGGCGCTGTCCAGCACCTTGCTGACCGGCACGCTCGCGGCCTGCGGGGCGAAGCGCAGGACCGCCTGAGCCTCCGTGGCGTCCATGCCACGGATGAGGTCCACCACGCGGCGGGCCTTCATGGGCGTGACGCGGATGTACCGCGCCTGGGCCCTGGCTTCCATGGTTGTCCTTCCAGTGTCTGTCATGGTCATTCCACCCCGCCTTTAGCGGCGCTTCGACTTCCGGTCGTCCTTGACGTGACCCCGGAAGGTGCGCGTCGGCGAGAACTCGCCGAGCTTGTGGCCGACCATCGACTCGGTGACGAACACCGGAATGTGGGTCTTGCCGTTGTGCACCGCGATCGTGTGGCCGAGCATGGCCGGGACGATCATCGAGCGACGGGACCAGGTCTTGATGACGTTCTTGGTACCAGCTTCGTTCTGGACGTCCACCTTCTTGATCAGGTGGTCGTCGACGAAGGGCCCCTTCTTGAGACTCCGCGGCATCTAAACCCGCTCCTAGCGCTTCTTGTTCGTCTTGCGGCGGCGGACGATGTACTTGTTCGACGCCTTCTTGGGCGAACGAGTACGGCCTTCCTTCTGACCCCACGGGGACACCGGGTGGCGGCCACCGGAGGTACGGCCCTCACCACCACCGTGCGGGTGGTCCACCGGGTTCATGACCACACCACGCACGGTCGGGCGGACGCCCAGCCAGCGC comes from the Streptomyces sp. KMM 9044 genome and includes:
- the rplN gene encoding 50S ribosomal protein L14, whose translation is MIQQESRLRVADNTGAKEILCIRVLGGSGRRYAGIGDVIVATVKDAIPGGNVKKGDVIKAVIVRTVKERRRPDGSYIRFDENAAVILKNDGDPRGTRIFGPVGRELREKKFMKIISLAPEVL
- the rpsQ gene encoding 30S ribosomal protein S17, coding for MSENNVTENDQRGFRKTREGIVVSDKMDKTVVVAVEDRKKHALYGKVIRSTSKLKAHDEQNSAGVGDRVLLMETRPMSATKHWRIVEVLEKAK
- the rpmC gene encoding 50S ribosomal protein L29, whose product is MSAGTKASELRELDNEELLAKLRESKEELFNLRFQAATGQLENHGRLKAVRKDIARIYTLMRERELGIETVESA
- the rplP gene encoding 50S ribosomal protein L16 translates to MLIPRRVKHRKQHHPKRRGQAKGGTTVAFGEYGIQALTPAYVTNRQIEAARIAMTRHIKRGGKVWINIYPDRPLTKKPAETRMGSGKGSPEWWIANVHPGRVMFELSYPNEKIAREALTRAAHKLPMKCRIVKREAGEA
- the rpsC gene encoding 30S ribosomal protein S3, with protein sequence MGQKVNPHGFRLGITTDFKSRWYADKLYKDYVKEDVAIRRMMTSGMERAGISKVEIERTRDRVRVDIHTARPGIVIGRRGAEADRIRGDLEKLTGKQVQLNILEVKNPETDAQLVAQAVAEQLSSRVSFRRAMRKSMQSSMKAGAKGIKIQCGGRLGGAEMSRSEFYREGRVPLHTLRANVDYGFFEAKTTFGRIGVKVWIYKGDVKNIAEVRAENAAARAGNRPARGGADRPAGRGGRGGERGGRGRKPQQAPAAEAPKAEAPAAAPAESTGTEA
- the rplV gene encoding 50S ribosomal protein L22; translated protein: MEARAQARYIRVTPMKARRVVDLIRGMDATEAQAVLRFAPQAASVPVSKVLDSAIANAAHNYDHTDADSLFISEAYVDEGPTLKRFRPRAQGRAYRIRKRTSHITVVVSSKEGTR
- the rpsS gene encoding 30S ribosomal protein S19 encodes the protein MPRSLKKGPFVDDHLIKKVDVQNEAGTKNVIKTWSRRSMIVPAMLGHTIAVHNGKTHIPVFVTESMVGHKLGEFSPTRTFRGHVKDDRKSKRR